One Alligator mississippiensis isolate rAllMis1 chromosome 1, rAllMis1, whole genome shotgun sequence genomic window carries:
- the P2RY6 gene encoding P2Y purinoceptor 6 isoform X1, with protein MGDFCNRLALLRPAPGMDNFTVPAGGKSNCTFHEEFKQILLPVVYSVVFVVGLPLNLVVIGQIWVSRKALTRTTIYMLNLATADLLYVCSLPLLIYNYTQKDYWPFGDFTCKFVRFQFYTNLHGSIMFLTCISIQRYMGICHPLSTWHKKRGKKFTWLVCGVVWLIVVALCLPTFFFASTGTQRNRTVCYDLSPPDRSASYFPYGIALTAMGFLMPFTSILACYCSMTRILCQKDEMIGLAVRQKKDKAIRMIIIVVIVFAISFFPFHLTKTIYLIVRSSPSVDCEVLQAFAIPYKCTRPFASMNSVLDPILFYFTQRKFRESTRYLLDKMSSKWRHDRCITYGS; from the exons atgggTGATTTTTGCAACAGGCTG GCtttgctgaggccagcaccagggaTGGACAACTTCACTGTGCCTGCGGGGGGGAAGAGCAACTGCACCTTCCACGAAGAGTTCAAGCAGATCCTGCTGCCCGTGGTGTATTCGGTGGTCTTCGTGGTGGGGCTCCCTCTCAACCTGGTCGTCATCGGGCAGATCTGGGTGTCCCGGAAGGCGCTGACCCGCACCACCATCTACATGCTGAACCTGGCCACGGCCGACCTGCTGTACGTGTGCTCGCTGCCCCTCCTCATCTACAACTACACGCAGAAGGACTACTGGCCCTTCGGCGACTTCACCTGCAAGTTCGTGCGTTTCCAGTTCTACACCAACCTGCACGGCAGCATCATGTTCCTCACCTGCATCAGCATCCAGCGCTACATGGGCATCTGCCACCCACTCTCCACCTGGCACAAGAAGCGGGGCAAGAAGTTCACCTGGCTGGTGTGTGGCGTGGTGTGGCTCATCGTGGTGGCCCTGTGCTTGCCCACCTTCTTCTTCGCCTCCACAGGCACCCAGAGGAACCGGACCGTGTGCTACGACCTGAGCCCGCCCGACCGCTCGGCCAGCTACTTCCCTTATGGCATCGCGCTGACAGCCATGGGCTTCCTCATGCCCTTCACCTCCATCCTGGCATGCTACTGCAGCATGACGCGGATCTTGTGCCAGAAGGATGAGATGATCGGGCTGGCCGTGCGGCAGAAGAAGGACAAAGCTATCCGCATGATCATCATCGTGGTCATCGTCTTTGCCATCAGCTTCTTCCCCTTCCACCTCACCAAGACCATCTACCTGATCGTCCGCTCCTCCCCCAGCGTGGACTGTGAGGTCCTGCAGGCCTTTGCCATCCCCTACAAGTGCACCCGCCCCTTTGCCAGCATGAACAGTGTCCTGGACCCCATCCTCTTCTACTTCACCCAGCGCAAGTTTCGCGAGAGCACCCGGTACCTGCTGGACAAGATGAGCTCCAAGTGGCGGCACGACCGGTGCATCACCTATGGGTCCTAG
- the P2RY6 gene encoding P2Y purinoceptor 6 isoform X2: MDNFTVPAGGKSNCTFHEEFKQILLPVVYSVVFVVGLPLNLVVIGQIWVSRKALTRTTIYMLNLATADLLYVCSLPLLIYNYTQKDYWPFGDFTCKFVRFQFYTNLHGSIMFLTCISIQRYMGICHPLSTWHKKRGKKFTWLVCGVVWLIVVALCLPTFFFASTGTQRNRTVCYDLSPPDRSASYFPYGIALTAMGFLMPFTSILACYCSMTRILCQKDEMIGLAVRQKKDKAIRMIIIVVIVFAISFFPFHLTKTIYLIVRSSPSVDCEVLQAFAIPYKCTRPFASMNSVLDPILFYFTQRKFRESTRYLLDKMSSKWRHDRCITYGS; this comes from the coding sequence aTGGACAACTTCACTGTGCCTGCGGGGGGGAAGAGCAACTGCACCTTCCACGAAGAGTTCAAGCAGATCCTGCTGCCCGTGGTGTATTCGGTGGTCTTCGTGGTGGGGCTCCCTCTCAACCTGGTCGTCATCGGGCAGATCTGGGTGTCCCGGAAGGCGCTGACCCGCACCACCATCTACATGCTGAACCTGGCCACGGCCGACCTGCTGTACGTGTGCTCGCTGCCCCTCCTCATCTACAACTACACGCAGAAGGACTACTGGCCCTTCGGCGACTTCACCTGCAAGTTCGTGCGTTTCCAGTTCTACACCAACCTGCACGGCAGCATCATGTTCCTCACCTGCATCAGCATCCAGCGCTACATGGGCATCTGCCACCCACTCTCCACCTGGCACAAGAAGCGGGGCAAGAAGTTCACCTGGCTGGTGTGTGGCGTGGTGTGGCTCATCGTGGTGGCCCTGTGCTTGCCCACCTTCTTCTTCGCCTCCACAGGCACCCAGAGGAACCGGACCGTGTGCTACGACCTGAGCCCGCCCGACCGCTCGGCCAGCTACTTCCCTTATGGCATCGCGCTGACAGCCATGGGCTTCCTCATGCCCTTCACCTCCATCCTGGCATGCTACTGCAGCATGACGCGGATCTTGTGCCAGAAGGATGAGATGATCGGGCTGGCCGTGCGGCAGAAGAAGGACAAAGCTATCCGCATGATCATCATCGTGGTCATCGTCTTTGCCATCAGCTTCTTCCCCTTCCACCTCACCAAGACCATCTACCTGATCGTCCGCTCCTCCCCCAGCGTGGACTGTGAGGTCCTGCAGGCCTTTGCCATCCCCTACAAGTGCACCCGCCCCTTTGCCAGCATGAACAGTGTCCTGGACCCCATCCTCTTCTACTTCACCCAGCGCAAGTTTCGCGAGAGCACCCGGTACCTGCTGGACAAGATGAGCTCCAAGTGGCGGCACGACCGGTGCATCACCTATGGGTCCTAG